In Vigna radiata var. radiata cultivar VC1973A chromosome 3, Vradiata_ver6, whole genome shotgun sequence, the following proteins share a genomic window:
- the LOC106757822 gene encoding thylakoid lumenal 15 kDa protein 1, chloroplastic isoform X1, with protein sequence MALVLNVSLCSTSKPHLSLSNSNFKPTTLFHLPLLGFNAKQTRQPSQKLAFSVGESVSGATLVALLSASFIFVDPALAFKGGGPYGQEVTRGQDLTGKDFSGKTLIKQDFKTSILRQANFKGAKLIGASFFDADLTGADLSDADLRNADFSLANVTKANLSNANLEGALATGNTSFKGSIITGADFTDVPLREDQREYLCKVADGVNPTTGNATRDTLFCN encoded by the exons ATGGCTCTTGTTCTGAACGTCTCCTTGTGTTCCACTTCTAAGCCACATCTTTCTCTCTCAAACTCCAATTTCAAACCCACCactctttttcatcttcctcttctg GGATTCAACGCAAAGCAAACTCGCCAACCATCTCAGAAACTCGCATTTTCAGTGGGTGAGTCCGTGTCTGGTGCCACCCTCGTTGCTCTCCTCTCTGCTTCTTTCATCTTTGTTGATCCTGCACTTGCATTCAAG GGTGGAGGGCCATACGGCCAAGAAGTGACACGGGGGCAGGATCTCACTGGGAAGGACTTCAGTGGCAAGACTCTGATCAAACAAGACTTCAAAACG TCCATACTGAGACAAGCCAATTTTAAAGGTGCAAAGTTAATAGGTGCTAGCTTCTTTGATGCTGATTTAACAG GTGCTGATCTTTCCGATGCTGATCTTCGAAATGCTGATTTTTCCCTGGCTAATGTGACGAAG GCAAATTTAAGCAATGCTAACTTGGAAGGTGCACTTGCAACAGGAAACACTTCTTTTAAGGGATCAATTATTACAGGTGCTG ACTTCACGGATGTACCACTAAGAGAAGATCAACGTGAATACCTCTGCAAAGTTGCTGATGG AGTGAACCCAACTACTGGAAATGCTACGCGTGATACATTGTTCTGCAATTAG
- the LOC106757821 gene encoding tropinone reductase homolog At5g06060, with amino-acid sequence MTEPEISRSKRGGRWSLRGMTALVTGGTRGIGHAIVSDLAAFGAAVHTCSRTQTELDKCLEEWQSEGIKVTGSVCDVSSPLQRKKLIQEVASILNGKLNIYVNNVGTTIRKPTIEYSAEEYSQLMTVNLDSSFHLCQLAYPLLKKSGNGSIVFISSVAGVVSLGTGAVYAASKAAINQLTKNLACEWAKDNIRSNCVVPWATRTPLVEHLLKDEKFVDEIMSRTPIKRIAEAEEVSSLVTFLCLPAASYITGQVICVDGGLTVNGFQPSIRIT; translated from the exons atgacagagCCAGAAATAAGCAGAAGTAAAAGAGGAGGAAGATGGTCTCTCAGAGGAATGACGGCTCTTGTCACCGGCGGCACTCGCGGGATCGG ACACGCCATAGTGAGTGACTTGGCCGCGTTTGGCGCGGCTGTGCATACTTGTTCGAGGACCCAAACTGAGCTCGACAAGTGCTTAGAAGAGTGGCAGAGTGAGGGGATTAAGGTTACTGGATCTGTTTGTGACGTGTCCTCGCCTCTTCAGAGAAAGAAGCTTATTCAGGAAGTAGCATCCATCTTGAATGGCAAGCTTAACATCTAT gtAAACAACGTTGGAACAACCATTAGAAAGCCAACAATTGAGTACAGTGCTGAAGAATACTCACAGCTGATGACAGTTAATTTAGACTCCTCATTCCATCTGTGCCAACTTGCATATCCTCTTCTGAAAAAATCTGGAAATGGAAGCATTGTGTTCATTTCATCTGTTGCTGGCGTGGTCAGCTTGGGTACTGGAGCTGTCTATGCGGCAAGTAAAG CTGCAATAAATCAACTTACAAAAAATCTGGCATGTGAATGGGCAAAAGACAACATAAGGAGCAACTGTGTTGTACCATGGGCTACTAGAACCCCGCTTGTTGAACAT TTGTTGAAAGATGAAAAGTTTGTGGATGAAATAATGTCCCGTACACCAATCAAGCGTATAGCAGAAGCAGAAGAAGTATCATCTTTGGTGACTTTTCTGTGCTTGCCTGCTGCTTCTTACATCACTGGACAGGTGATCTGTGTTGATGGAGGATTAACAGTGAATGGATTTCAACCCAGCATCAGAATCACCTGA
- the LOC106757822 gene encoding thylakoid lumenal 15 kDa protein 1, chloroplastic isoform X2 codes for MALVLNVSLCSTSKPHLSLSNSNFKPTTLFHLPLLGFNAKQTRQPSQKLAFSVGESVSGATLVALLSASFIFVDPALAFKGGGPYGQEVTRGQDLTGKDFSGKTLIKQDFKTSILRQANFKGAKLIGASFFDADLTGADLSDADLRNADFSLANVTKANLSNANLEGALATGNTSFKGSIITDFTDVPLREDQREYLCKVADGVNPTTGNATRDTLFCN; via the exons ATGGCTCTTGTTCTGAACGTCTCCTTGTGTTCCACTTCTAAGCCACATCTTTCTCTCTCAAACTCCAATTTCAAACCCACCactctttttcatcttcctcttctg GGATTCAACGCAAAGCAAACTCGCCAACCATCTCAGAAACTCGCATTTTCAGTGGGTGAGTCCGTGTCTGGTGCCACCCTCGTTGCTCTCCTCTCTGCTTCTTTCATCTTTGTTGATCCTGCACTTGCATTCAAG GGTGGAGGGCCATACGGCCAAGAAGTGACACGGGGGCAGGATCTCACTGGGAAGGACTTCAGTGGCAAGACTCTGATCAAACAAGACTTCAAAACG TCCATACTGAGACAAGCCAATTTTAAAGGTGCAAAGTTAATAGGTGCTAGCTTCTTTGATGCTGATTTAACAG GTGCTGATCTTTCCGATGCTGATCTTCGAAATGCTGATTTTTCCCTGGCTAATGTGACGAAG GCAAATTTAAGCAATGCTAACTTGGAAGGTGCACTTGCAACAGGAAACACTTCTTTTAAGGGATCAATTATTACAG ACTTCACGGATGTACCACTAAGAGAAGATCAACGTGAATACCTCTGCAAAGTTGCTGATGG AGTGAACCCAACTACTGGAAATGCTACGCGTGATACATTGTTCTGCAATTAG